The following DNA comes from Bacteroidota bacterium.
TAACCAAACTGGTAAATTGATCTCACCGAATATGGAATTAGTCAGGTTAGCCATTCCGCGTCGAGTTTACACACAAAGCCACATCGATTATGTCATCGAAGTAGTTACCGAGGTTTATCAAAAACGTAATAGTCTAAAGGGTTATCGGATTATTTTCGAGGCTCCAATGCTGCGGCACTTCACGGCAAGGTTTGAACCATTATGATAATTTGCCCGGTTTGTAATACCGTAAACCACCATCTCGCAATTATTTGCAAGCAGTGTGGTGGTTACATACAAACAAAAATAGAGAACATCGATCTGTTCCAGAAGCTTTGGCAACTCATCGAACATCCCGTAAAAGCATTTAAGCATATCGCCATTGCCAAACATAAAAATTATATAATCTTTCTAACCTCTTTGTTTGGAATGAGTTTTTTATTTCTTCTCTTTGAATACATCAACATCGGTCGTTTCATTGATAAGGGAGTTTCTATTGCTGTTGCCGGGATAGGTGGCGGAATTGTTTTAGGTTTTTTCACAGTAGTTTCACTAACATCCATAACGCTTGCATTTTCAAAATTATTTAAATCGCCACCTACAAAATTTTGGAATTTATATTCTGTTATCGCATATTCAACTGTGCCAATCATTTATATTTTCATATTTTTACTGCCAATAAAACTTTTAACATTTGGCATAACCCTTTACACATCAAACCCATCGCCCGTATTAGTTAATGCTTCGGTTTCGTACATATCATGGTTTTTAGAGACACTGATGTTTGCCTGGTTTATTTTTTTATTTAGTACTGCAAGCAAAGTTGTGTTCGAGTTTAATTTTTTCAAAGCAATTACAATGACATTAGCTATATTAATAGGCTTAGGAGTAGGGGTCGTGTTAGTTTTAAATTACATTAGTTCATCAATAATCTCCTCTCATTAAGAAATGCAAAAAAGTGAATTTGACGAAATAGTCTCTCTTTGTTTTGAAAGCCTCCCCGAAATTTTTAAAACTAACATCGATAATGTTCAATTTTCGGTAGAAGATTATCCAACCCACGACCAATTATCAAAAATAAAGCATACTTCAAAGTACTCGCTACTCGGTTTATATGAAGGAGTGCCACGAAAATACAGAGGACCTGGATACGGTATGAGTGCAATGGTGCCCGACAGGATAACTCTTTTTCAGAATAACATTGAATCTGTATCTATGAATGAGACAGATTTGAAAAGCAAAATCCGAGAAGTATTGATGCATGAGATTGGTCATTATTTCGGAATGACTGAAGATGAAATTCGTAAAGCCGGTTATTAACGAAAGTTAAGCGTGTGATTACAAAATCAAAAATAGGCTTCATAGTTGGTCCAATTATTTTTGTTACAATTTTATTGATGCCTGTTCCCGAAACTTTTCTTCATAATGTCAGGCAAATCCCAAACCTAACCGAAATCGAAACTCTTGAATTAGCAACAGGAATGAAAAACGTATTAATTCCTATATTTCAAGTGAAAGGATTGGTTAACGGTACGTTATTCGATTTTACATTTGCAAATACTATTAAAAATTATGCACATCCCGTAATCGGGTTGTTCTTCGGTTGTTTTTTATTAGCGGCTGCGATGCAGAAATATGGTATTGATAAACGGGCGACTTTATGGATTTTAACACGAGGGAAAATAGCAGCTAACCCGAACAGGATTTTATTAGCTATGATGTATTCGAGTGCGTTCATGTCGATGTGGATTTCAAATACTGCTACCGTAGCGATTCTTCTTCCGATTGCAATGGGGCTTATAGTGCACAGTAAATTGCAAGATTCGAAGAATGGTTTTGGAGTTGCACTGATGTTAGGAATAGCATGGTCAGCTTCTGTTGGGGGTGTCGGGACGATAATCGGAACGCCGCCAAACGGTATTGCTATTTCTATCCTAAAACAAAATGGCTTACATACAATTAATTTTTTAGATTGGATGAAGATTGGTGTACCGTATGTGGTTTTGTTTATTCCTATTCTGTGGTTTTTATTAATCAAATTATTCCCCGTATCAAACGATACAATCATCGACGTTAAATTTCTGAATAGCCAACAATCTCAAATTGGAAGACTCAAGACCGGCGAAATTTTAACTGCATCGGTTTTTCTGTTAGCGATATTTTTATGGATTAGCAGACCTTTCTGGGATACTCTTCTTACAAATAACATTTCAGAAATATTAAGTTGGATTGATGAGTATCTAATTGGACTTTTTGCCGGATTAATTCTTTTTGCAATACCGGTAAATTTCAAAAAGTTAGAATTCGTTCTGAATTGGAAAGACACAAAATTTGTTGAATGGGGAACTCTGATTTTGTTCGGTGGCGGACTCGCGCTTTCAGATGCAATGTTTAAAACAGGTTTAGCTTCATGGATTGCAGCATCGTTTATCGGGTCCTTCGGTTCACCCTCTACTTTTGTTATGTTAATGATTGTAGTTGTATTTATTGTATTTTTAACTGAGGTAACTTCAAACACTGCCGTTACATCTATGATGGTTCCGGTATTAATTGCAATTGCATTAAAAACCGGCAACGACCCAATAACGTTTGCGGTAGCTGTTGCTTTTTCGGCTTCGTTAGCTTTTATGCTTCCGGTTGCAACCCCTCCGAACGCATTAGTATTCAGCACTGGATTTGTAAAGATGACACAAATGGTAAAAGCCGGATTTATCTTAAATATCATTGCGTGTTTTTTTACTTTAATAATTTTCTTTATATTTGGACATCTAATATTTAAAATACTAACATTCTAACAAAAACAGGAAAAGATATGGCAAATGTTCTTTTTATTATCTCTTACGAGATAAAGCCTGATAAGAGAGGCGAATATCTAAATCTTATCAAAAATTTATCAACCAAAATTAAACAGCTCGGCATGGTTTACGATGTGTACGAAAAAAAGGGCAAAACCAATTACTTTAACGAGGTCTATTCGTGCAAATCGATGGATGAAATTGATAATTTGGAGGATTCGTTTGATGAAAAAACACAAGAACTAATATCAGTATTAGCTAAATTGGTAAAAGGGAAGATGACGTATCAAACATTAATCGGGCTTGATTAGAAAAAGATGAAAAAGAAGTTTAACCCCATTGTTGTGTTCATACAAGAACACTCAAGCTTGTTGTTGATTTTAAAAAAACTAAATGCAGCCGCTCAATCCATCGAGAAGGAGGGAGTAAAAACAAAATCTATAAAAACCATCAATGATGTAATCAAAGTGTTAGAGGAGGAGATAATCCATCATAATGTGATGGAAGAGGAAGCCTTGTTTCCCGTGCTAGAGCAATATGTTGAAGGACCAACCGAATTACTGGTCGATGAACATAAGTTGATGCGAAAGAAGTTTTTGAACTTAAAAAAGACACTTGCACAAGCTCAATTACCTAAGGCATCAAAATTAATTTCTCAGAAATTAGTTTTAAATATCCGGGAAACTGTTCATGTATACGTGAATCATATACACAAAGAAAACTATATCCTTTTTCCGCTGCTGAAAAGATTTTTATCGAAAGAAGAATTGGATAAAGTTGCATCAAAGATGAGGTGATGAAATCCATATCAGCGCTGATTTTGATAATACTATGTTGTATTGGATAGCCACAAGCGGAATAATTATTTTGACTACCCGTTTGGCTACTGGTGTATCGACAAGAAAAAATATTCACTCAGTTGGTTTTCAGCAATACACATTCCCGTTATAATGATAAAAATAAAACATAATATTCCTCGAATTGGACATGCGATTTATATTTTATTACTCATCATAGTATTAGCAGTTGCATCGTGGGCGCAACAATATAAGGACACTAATGACAATCAAACGATTGATACTACAGGTTTCATAGACAGCACACACCATTGGTACGACATCTACGACGAGGATAAAGTCATTACTCCTTCACCGCATCAGCCGAGATATAAAATAAACCAAATAGTAGAAATCTCAGATAACATTTTACTGTATCAAAAGTTGAATGGCGGATGGCCCAAGAACTACGATATGCTCGCCATATTAACCGAAGAGCAAAAATATTCGTTGCAAAAAGTAAAAGAAAAAACGAATACTACTTTCGACAACGGGGCAACACATTCACAGATACATTATTTGGCTAAAGCATATACGGCTACAAAGATTGGAAGATTTAAAGCGGGTTGTTTGAGAGGAATAGATTTCATACTTGCGGCGCAATACCCCAACGGTGGCTTTCCCCAGTTTTTTCCAGACACAAGCGGCTACAGAAAATATATTACATTCAACGACGGTGCTATGATCGGTGTAATGAAAGTGCTCCATGATATTATCCAAAATAAGCCTTGGTATTCGTTTGTGGATAGTTTCACACGTATTAAGGTATTGCAAGCTTTTGATAAAGGGGTAGAGTGTATTTTGAAATGTCAGATAATTCAACACAGTAAGTTGGCAGGATGGAGTCAGCAACACGATAACGTGAATTTTCGTCCTCAAGGTGCAAGGACATTTGAGCCGGCTGCACTGGGTGGAGAGGAAAGTGCTGATATTGTTCGTTTCTTGATGAGTTTAGAAAATCCAAGCCTGGAAATTATTAGCGCGATCCAAACAGCCGTAAAATGGCTCAAGGAATCACAAATATATGGTATTCGAGTGGAAACAATTGAAGCTCCGGCAATGGTTTATAAATACTCCACATCAAAGATCGACCGGGTGGTTGTTGAAGATCCAAAAGCAGTGCCCATCTGGGCGCGGCTTTATGAACTGGGAACGAACAAACCTCTGTTCTGTAATAGAGACGGAATACCGGTTTATTCTTTAGCAGAAGTAGAGAGAGAGCGGAGAAGCGGATATAGCTGGTACACTTACGAACCGGACAGAGTGTTCAAAGAATATCCCAAATGGCAGAAGAAGTGGGCACCGGATAATAACGAACTGAAATGATGATAATAAGAACAATAATTTTAATCCTTTATGTTACAGTCGCTGGTGCCCAAGTAACAGTTGTCGAGGATAGTCTCTTTTCTCCATCCGTTAATTCCACAATGAAATTTTGTATTGTACTTCCTGAGGGATATGCAAAAGGAACGGAACGCTATACAACAATTTATCTTCTCCACGGATACGATGGGTGGCTACGGCGCAGCAAAATTCGGATTGAAACATGATACTCTTTTTTTCTTCGCGGGATGTTTGAGTCCGGCAATTCACGCACCTTTCGGGCTTGAAGATTCTGCTATCGTCTCGAGGCGTTCAAAGGAAGCGATTCAAACTATTCGGGATATTTTTGGTGCAACGAGAAACAGTTATTGGGATGAGAACGATGTATTTGCGCTTACCCCAAAAGCTGACCCAACATCCTCACCATTCTTTTATCTTGCTGTCGGCTCACAGGATGGTTTACCTGAGATTTTGGAGTTGACTTACAAATTTGCCGTTACATTAAGAAAGCAAGGTATCGAATTTGAATTACACGAAACCGCCGGTGCACACGATTGGAAATTCTGGAATAAAGAAATTGAAATCGTTCTGCATAGAATCAAACAATTGAGAAAGATGAAGTAGAATAATTTGCATAAAAAGGCTATAATTTCGCATAAATCTCAATTTTATCGAAATTAATGTTATTCACTGAAGTTACGCAGAATTGACTTTTTGTCATGTTGAGCGAAGCGAAACATCTAAAAATAGCCTGAATTTGAGGTTTCAGATTCTTCTCCCGCTCTACGAGCGGGATCAGAATGACTCTTTTGCGTAACTTCAGTTTATCAGTAAATTTTGATTGACTATCATCTTAATATTCGCTAATTTTACAGCAATAAATCTGTCTGCATTTAATCTTTTTTAAAAGGAGTATTGAGTATGAAAAATTTTAAACCTTCCTCACTTTTCTTTTCTTTAATTTTAACAATATTATTTATCCTTCCTTCCCAAACCCAACCGCTTCGCCAATGGGTGGCGCATTATAATGGACCAGCGAATTCATCGGATGTTGTTACTTCAATGGTCGTAGATGATTCCGGCAGCATCATAGTAACAGGTTGGAGTAACGGAGTAGGTACAGGGGCTGATATAGCGACCATCAAGTACAACGCTGATGGGGTTACACAATGGATACAAAGATACAACGGCAGTGGTGCCGGAGAAGATAAACCGGTAAAAGTTGTCGTTGACAGCGCAGAAAATGTTTATGTAACAGGGTGGAGTAATGGAACCGGTTTGGATATTGTTACCATTAAGTACGACAAAGCAGGTGTACAACAATGGTTAGTAAAATATATTGGAACAGGGGACGACAAACCTTCTTCGATCCAGGTCGATGATTCGATGAATGTCTATGTTACAGGCTCAACTGTCGTATCAGGTTCAGGGCTTGATATTGTTACTTTAAAATATAACAGTGCTGGTATTCTGATTTGGTCGAAGACTTATAACGGTCCGGGTAATGGTAACGATTATCCTGTTTATTTAAAGTTGGAAGATTATAATTATTGTTACATCGGTGGTGTTGCCAAAGAAACCGATAATGACTTCTTAGTTATTAAATATAATTCAAAGACGAGCGATATTGTTTGGACCAGGTTGTTCAAGCGAACGACCGGTGCAGAGGATATTTTAAAAGCAATGGTTTGGAGAGATGCTGATGAATTGTATCTGACCGGGACGACTAATACCGGTACAGGAAATGATATCCTGACAATGAAAGTAAATGGTATCACTGGAGACACAGTTTGGACGCATGTTTACAACGGAACAGCATCGGGTGATGACGTCCCGTTCGGAATTGCCTTGCATAGCAACTCTCGAGTTTACATTACCGGTCGGTCAGTTGCTTTCGGTTCTTATTACGATATCATAACTTTACGATATGACCAGAGTGATGGGGATTTAATTTTTGAAACTCATTACAACGGTCCCGCAAATGATGAGGATGTCGGTTATGCTATTTTGGGTGGAGGCTCTCCGCACATTGTTGGCTCAAGTTTCGGTATAAATTCAGGTAGAGATATTGTGTTTTTAGAAGTGAAAGCCGATGGCGATATCCGTTGGAAATTAAGATACAACGGCATTATGAGCAACGATGACGTTGCAGTGGCATTAGATTATTATAAAGATACATACTACATCGCGGGGAGTACATTAATGAAGAAAGGAACTCCTGATTTTCTCTTGATAAAGTATGTGAAAGATGATTTGATGAAATACCGGACAATTACACAGAATGATTTACTTCTAAAAGGAGTCAGCTTAAAGCCTTATAATTCAACCGGTAATTTTGGTAACCTTCGCGACTCAGCATTCGCAAGAGCATTCCCGAAAATAAAGAAATATTATGCCGGTGCACCTG
Coding sequences within:
- a CDS encoding alpha/beta hydrolase-fold protein produces the protein MQKERNAIQQFIFSTDTMGGYGAAKFGLKHDTLFFFAGCLSPAIHAPFGLEDSAIVSRRSKEAIQTIRDIFGATRNSYWDENDVFALTPKADPTSSPFFYLAVGSQDGLPEILELTYKFAVTLRKQGIEFELHETAGAHDWKFWNKEIEIVLHRIKQLRKMK
- the pelA gene encoding pectate lyase, translating into MIKIKHNIPRIGHAIYILLLIIVLAVASWAQQYKDTNDNQTIDTTGFIDSTHHWYDIYDEDKVITPSPHQPRYKINQIVEISDNILLYQKLNGGWPKNYDMLAILTEEQKYSLQKVKEKTNTTFDNGATHSQIHYLAKAYTATKIGRFKAGCLRGIDFILAAQYPNGGFPQFFPDTSGYRKYITFNDGAMIGVMKVLHDIIQNKPWYSFVDSFTRIKVLQAFDKGVECILKCQIIQHSKLAGWSQQHDNVNFRPQGARTFEPAALGGEESADIVRFLMSLENPSLEIISAIQTAVKWLKESQIYGIRVETIEAPAMVYKYSTSKIDRVVVEDPKAVPIWARLYELGTNKPLFCNRDGIPVYSLAEVERERRSGYSWYTYEPDRVFKEYPKWQKKWAPDNNELK
- a CDS encoding SBBP repeat-containing protein, with the translated sequence MKNFKPSSLFFSLILTILFILPSQTQPLRQWVAHYNGPANSSDVVTSMVVDDSGSIIVTGWSNGVGTGADIATIKYNADGVTQWIQRYNGSGAGEDKPVKVVVDSAENVYVTGWSNGTGLDIVTIKYDKAGVQQWLVKYIGTGDDKPSSIQVDDSMNVYVTGSTVVSGSGLDIVTLKYNSAGILIWSKTYNGPGNGNDYPVYLKLEDYNYCYIGGVAKETDNDFLVIKYNSKTSDIVWTRLFKRTTGAEDILKAMVWRDADELYLTGTTNTGTGNDILTMKVNGITGDTVWTHVYNGTASGDDVPFGIALHSNSRVYITGRSVAFGSYYDIITLRYDQSDGDLIFETHYNGPANDEDVGYAILGGGSPHIVGSSFGINSGRDIVFLEVKADGDIRWKLRYNGIMSNDDVAVALDYYKDTYYIAGSTLMKKGTPDFLLIKYVKDDLMKYRTITQNDLLLKGVSLKPYNSTGNFGNLRDSAFARAFPKIKKYYAGAPGGMVLGIARADSPNICGWIRFKSGKDLMKFVPHTGSPRGFDIAKGVPFFKELKGAKLADHNNKLAGELATLKINIGASDAEITPIGLGDLIFNNGDTSYHYNGYTVRQLALVVDNFLSYYRNYSGVDWARFDTMLTKINSAFSGPYAQVSQSPFMVSGVALLDTIPFLQKNPLAIQMRLEFKPEMLDETPNEFALYQNYPNPFNPSTTIKFTLPSASLVTVKIYDILGREVATLLEQEELDEGEQSIDFFADNLSSGIYFCRLVVNKGEFQQIKKMILMK
- a CDS encoding metallopeptidase family protein produces the protein MQKSEFDEIVSLCFESLPEIFKTNIDNVQFSVEDYPTHDQLSKIKHTSKYSLLGLYEGVPRKYRGPGYGMSAMVPDRITLFQNNIESVSMNETDLKSKIREVLMHEIGHYFGMTEDEIRKAGY
- a CDS encoding DASS family sodium-coupled anion symporter, with the protein product MITKSKIGFIVGPIIFVTILLMPVPETFLHNVRQIPNLTEIETLELATGMKNVLIPIFQVKGLVNGTLFDFTFANTIKNYAHPVIGLFFGCFLLAAAMQKYGIDKRATLWILTRGKIAANPNRILLAMMYSSAFMSMWISNTATVAILLPIAMGLIVHSKLQDSKNGFGVALMLGIAWSASVGGVGTIIGTPPNGIAISILKQNGLHTINFLDWMKIGVPYVVLFIPILWFLLIKLFPVSNDTIIDVKFLNSQQSQIGRLKTGEILTASVFLLAIFLWISRPFWDTLLTNNISEILSWIDEYLIGLFAGLILFAIPVNFKKLEFVLNWKDTKFVEWGTLILFGGGLALSDAMFKTGLASWIAASFIGSFGSPSTFVMLMIVVVFIVFLTEVTSNTAVTSMMVPVLIAIALKTGNDPITFAVAVAFSASLAFMLPVATPPNALVFSTGFVKMTQMVKAGFILNIIACFFTLIIFFIFGHLIFKILTF
- a CDS encoding hemerythrin domain-containing protein codes for the protein MKKKFNPIVVFIQEHSSLLLILKKLNAAAQSIEKEGVKTKSIKTINDVIKVLEEEIIHHNVMEEEALFPVLEQYVEGPTELLVDEHKLMRKKFLNLKKTLAQAQLPKASKLISQKLVLNIRETVHVYVNHIHKENYILFPLLKRFLSKEELDKVASKMR